The following is a genomic window from Hyphomicrobiales bacterium.
TGGATGGCGGTGCCCCAGACAGCGCTGGCCCAGTATGCCCCTCCGGGCTACGGACGCGACTATTATGATGATCGTGGGCCGCCACGCTATGATCCCCGTGAGGAAAGGCGTCGTGAAGAGTGGCGCCGCCAGCAGGAGTGGGAACGCCGCAACGACCGCCGCGGTGATTGGGACGATCGTCGCGGCGGCTGGGACGATCGGCGGGGTCCAAGGGGTGGCCGTTACTGCGTGACCTCCCGCGGAAGCTGCCCGGCTGTCGGTCCTTCAGGAGGTCCCTGCCGCTGCGACATCCCTGGCTTCGGGCGTAAACGCGGCATCATCCAGTAGCCGCGACGACGGGATACCCTAAAAGCCAAACCGCCGCTGTCGCCAGCGGCGGTTTTTTTGATGCTCTGGTTTGGCCACGAGCGTTGCCTCATTTCCCTGGAAGCATGCAACGCATGCGGTCACGCACAGGGGGGGCAGGCCTGCACTCAGCCGGAGATGCGCTCGATTCGGGCGCCGCAGCGTCCAAGCTTGGCCTCAAGCGCCTCGAAGCCGCGATCAAGATGGTAGACGCGGTTCACCATGGTTTCACCCTCGGCCGCGAGGGCTGCGATGACGAGTGAAACCGAGGCACGCAGGTCGGTCGCCATGACGGGCGCGCCCTTGAGCCGCTCGACGCCGTCGACATAGGCGACATCGCCATCAAGACGAATGCGGGCGCCGAGGCGCGCCAGCTCCTGCACGTGCATGAAGCGGTTCTCGAAGATAGTCTCGCGGATACGGGTCGTCCCCTTGGCCCGGGTCATAAGGGCCATCAGCTGCGCCTGCAAATCGGTCGGGAAGCCGGGGAAGGGCTGCGTCGTGACATCAACGCTGGCAAGGCCAGCGCCATTGCGCTTCACGCGGATGCCCTCATTGCTGACACTGATCTCCGCTCCGGCCTCGACCAGCACATCGAGCGCCGACTGCAGAAGGTCCGGCTCGGCGCCTTCAAGGAGAACATCGCCCCCGGTCATGGCAACTGCCATGGCATAGGTGCCGGTCTCGATGCGATCGGGCAGCACGGAATGCTCCGCTCCGCCAAGGCTGGTCACCCCTTCCACGACAATGCGCGTCGTGCCGGCGCCGGTGATTCGCGCGCCCATCTTCGCGAGGCAGAGGGCGAGATCGGTCACCTCCGGCTCGCAAGCCGCGTTCTCGATAACCGTGGTGCCTTCAGCCAGCACGGCCGCCATCAGCGCGGTGTGGGTGCCACCCACCGTGACCTTGGGGAAGGTGATTTCCGCGCCGCGCAAGCCCTTCGGGGCACGCGCGAGCACATAGCCCGCGTCGATCTCGATCTCGGCACCGAGTCGTTCCAGCGCCATCAGTAAGAGATCGACAGGCCGCGTGCCGATCGCGCAGCCACCCGGCAACGAGACCCGCGCCTGCCCCATCCGCGCCACAAGAGGGCCGAGCACCCAGAAGCTTGCCCGCATGCGCGACACGAGCTCATACGGAGCAACCGTATCAATGATGCTGCTGGCCTTGAGGCGGATGGTCTGCCCGGTCTCCGCCGTCTGGCCAGGACGCTTGCCCGCGATGCTGTGGTCCACGCCGTGATTGCCGAGGATCCGCAGGAGAAGCCCGACATCTGCAAGGCGGGGAACGTTGTGCAATTCCAGCGTCTCCTCCGTGAGGAGGGAGGCGATCATGAGGGGCAGGGCCGCGTTCTTGGCCCCGGAGATGGGCAGCGTACCAACAAGCGGCTCGCCCCCCACGATGCGAATTCGATCCATCGACAATCAGTCCTCTTTCACTGGACGCTGCCCGCCCGCCCCATGAGTATCTGCTCTATGGCTATCCACCGCATGATCATGCGGCGCAGCCGCCGGCGAAATGCCCGCCGGCTGGTCCGACACCCCCGCCTTGCGCGCCCGACCCTGCTCCTTGCGGCGTTTCAGGTTGTCGCGCAAGGCCGCGGCCAGCCGTGCCTGCCGGCGCGGGTCGGTCTCACCTTTCGTCATGGCGGTCCGTGATCAGCCTGCTCATCCGCGTTGTCTTGCCCGTGAGCCATGCGCCGAGCACGGCGCGCGAAGCTCCCGATGAAAAGCGATAGACATCTCCGGGCTGTGTCACAAGGGCCAAGGAACGCCGCCCTTGCGCAAGGGTCAGCGAATCCTTGACGCGATAGCCCAAAAGGAACGGGATCGTCCGATCCGCAAAGCCTGAAGTGGCCACTTCCAGGATGACTATCCCTGGCGGGGTTGGGCATTTTGTCCTTCGAGATTTGTGACCTGCGGCGTCTCGACGTCTTGTGTCATTCGCGCCAATATGGAATTCCTCAAAATGTGACACGCATGGCTTGCCTTGGAGCACAGCTGGCGATGTCGCCTTGATGCAGGGCAGGACCGCGATTGCAGGCGATCAGGCTCGCTGAATGGGACGCCGCATGATCTACGACCATTTCTTCCGCTCCGCCCTTGATACGCTGCACGACGAGCGGCGCTACCGTGTTTTCACGACGCTGGAGCGTGACGTCGAACGGTTTCCGCGCGCCATCTGGCATTCGTCGGACGGGCCGCGTGATGTGGTCGTGTGGTGCACCAACGATTATCTGGGCATGAGCCGGCACGCGGTCACGATCGAGGCGGCCACGCGGACGGCCCAGCGCATGGGCGTCGGCGCGGGCGGCACCCGCAACATCGCCGGCACCAGCCTGCCGATCGTCGAGCTTGAAAAATCCCTGGCGCGGATCCACGGCAAGGAGAAGGCGCTTGTCTTCACGTCCGGCTACGTCTCCAACGAGACGGGCATCGCCACGATCGCACGGCTCCTCCCGAACTGCCTTATTCTCTCCGACGAGCAGAACCACAACTCGATGATCGAGGGCGTGCGCCGCTCCGGCGCCGAGAAGGTCATCTTCCGGCACAACGACCTCACCCATCTCGAAGAACTCCTGGCGACTGCCGATCCGGCACGGCCCAAGCTTATCGTGTTCGAAAGTGTCTATTCGATGGACGGCGACGTCGCGCCGATCCACGCCATCTGTGACCTCGCTGAACGATATGGCGCGATGACCTATATCGACGAGGTCCATGCGGTTGGCCTCTATGGCGCGTCGGGCGGCGGCTATGCCGAGGAAGTCGGCGCGCTCGATCGCCTGGACGTCATCGAGGCGACATTGGCCAAGGGCTTCGGCTGCATCGGTGGCTATCTCGCGGCGAGCGACCTGATCATCGATGCGATCCGCTCCAACGCGCATGGCTTCATCTTCACCACCGCCCTCCCCCCGGCCATCGCCGCCGCCGCCCATGCGGCTGTGGAGCATCTGTCGGCCAGTGGCGAGGAGCGTCGCCGGCACCGCGCCCAGGTGGCGCGCACCAAGGCCGTCCTCAATGCCGCCGGGCTGCCGGTCAAGTCGAACCCGACGCATATCGTGCCAGTCATCGTCGGCGACCCCGAACTGACCAAGCGGGCGAGCGACCTGCTGCTCGTCGAGCACGGCATCTATGTGCAGCCCATCAACTATCCAACGGTGCCCCGTGGCACCGAGCGGCTGCGTATTACTCCGACACCTTTCCACAGCGACGATCTCATCGCCGACCTCGCCGACGGGCTCGTCGCGGTATGGCAGAAGCTCGGCCTGACCTTGCGGCCGCAGGCTGCGGCAGCGTGAGTCCACAGACAAGCGTGGAAGAACGCATTTAATGGCATTTGCGCGCTTGCGCGGGCGAATACCTTGTGGCAGTGTCCGCCCGCTTCCAGGCAGGCACGCGCCGCCGGATGTCAACTAGCTGCCGTAGCTCAGTGGTAGAGCACTCCCTTGGTAAGGGAGAGGTCGAGAGTTCAATCCTCTCTGGCAGCACCATTTCCCCTTCCCTTCCAGACCCCGGTTGCACAGGCTAAAGCGCGCCCGCAGGCGCGGCCGTCCGGATGGCGCGAAGGCAGCACCTGAAACTCCGCTCCCCATATTTTCCATTGCGAAGGGCGGAGGTTTGGCCGACAAATCGGGCAGGTCAACCCGTGCGGGGATAGTCCCGCCATCAGCCGGTCATCCCGCCATGTCGATCCAACCCGAGACATTCGTGCGCGGACGGGCCCTGGCAGAGGTCCTGCGCTCGCCCGATATCGATCATCGCGCCGAGATCGAAGCCTTCATCGAACCGTTCGAGGAGACGGACGGGCTGCTCGCCGCCACGTCGGCGGTGATGGCGCTGGCCGACGCCTTCGTCGGAACGCGGCGCGGGCTCGCCGAGGATGCCGTGCGGCCCCTGGTCGATGCCGCGATCGCCGCCGGCTACAATGCGGAATACAAGGCGCGGATGGCTGAGGATCGCAAGGCTTGAATCAGGTCTGCGCGCGAGAGGGCGACGGCGATGTACGCAATGCAGCTCAGGGCGTGCGGAACGCCGCTCTTGGGGATCGAACTGCCGGAGCAGGAGCCCGGCCCCGGGGAAATCCGCCTGAAAGTTGCCGCCTGCGGGGTCTGCCGGACCGATCTTCACGTGGTGGACGGTGACCTGCCCTCCCCGAGGCTTCCGATCATACCCGGCCACGAGATCGTCGGCCGGGTTGATGCTCTCGGTACCGGCGTCACACATCTGCGTATAGGCGAGCGCGTCGGCGTTCCGTGGCTCGGGCATACCTGCGGCACCTGCCCCTATTGCGTGGGCGGCCACGAAAATCTGTGCGACGCGCCACTTTTCACAGGCTACACGCGCGATGGCGGTTTCGCGACGACGACCATCGCCGACAGCAGCTATGCCTTCCCGCTCGGCGAGGACGGCGATGATGTCGCGCTCGCGCCGCTTCTTTGCGCGGGTCTGATTGGCTGGCGGGCGCTCGCCATTGCAGGCGAAGGCAAGAGGCTCGGGCTCTACGGCTTTGGCGCCGCCGCGCATATCATCGCGCAGGTGGCGGCCTGGCAGGGCCGCGCTGTTTATGCCTTTACCCGGCCCGGGGATGTCCCGACCCAGTCCTTCGCCAAGAGTATCGGTGCGGTCTGGGCGGGGGGATCGGACGAGGCACCGCCCGCCCCGCTCGATGCAGCCCTCATCTTCGCGCCGGTCGGCTCCCTCGTCCCAGCCGCGCTGAAGACTGTCCGCAAGGGCGGGCGCGTCGTCTGCGCAGGCATCCACATGAGTGACATTCCGAGCTTCCCTTACAGCCTGCTGTGGGAGGAACGGCAGGTCGTCTCGGTGGCCAACCTGACGCGCCAGGACGGCATCGATTTCCTGAAAATTGCGCCCCAGGTCGGAATCACCACGACAACCCATCGCTATCCGCTTGCCGCGGCCAATCAGGCTCTCGATGATCTGCGGGCCGGGCGATTCGAGGGTGCGGCGGTGCTTGTGCCCTGAGCAGATCCGCGACAGACGGATCTGGCCTAGGGACCGGCGAGGCTTGGCTTAAGGACTAGCGAGGCTGGCTTGAGGACCAGAGAGACTTGCCGGCACGCCGCGCGGCGCGGCCGCATGGAGAACGACCGGTTTCTCAACACCCTTCAACGCCACCGGCGGACGCGGATGGAACACGCAGGCGTCCGGCCAGCCCGCCATGATCGCGTCTCTGGTATCCGGACAGACCAGTACCTGACCGGTGATGGTCTGATCGGCCTGCGCCACATCGACCTGCGCGACGATGCGCGCCGCCAGATTGACCGTAGCGCCAAAGATGTCGCCATCCCGCGGGACCACCGGGCCCGTGGCAAGGCCCGCCCGCACCAGGGGCAGCCCGTCATCGGCACAGCGTCTTGAGATCGCAAAGGTGGCCTCCAGTGCCGGCAGGGCGTCTGGAAAGAGCATCATCACCCCGTCGCCAAGCGCCTTCACAAGCCGTCCGTCGTGTTTGGAAGCCCCATCCTGGGCGAGTGCCTCCAGGCGCAACGCGTAGTCCGCCGCGTGTTCGTCACCCATGGCCTGGGTGAGCGCCGTGAAGCCTGCGAGGTCCATGAAGGCGACGGTTGGAGGCTTGCGGTTGAGCGCTTCGCCGAGGCCTGCCTCGCAGAGGATCTCCTGCACGCGCATGACGACATTGTCGAAGACGGCTTCCTCCAGCATGCGCCGCTGCAGCAGGAAGAGCGCACGGAAGCCCAGCCGCTGCAATTGCAGCCGCATCTCCGCGCCGCGCTCCAGCATGTCGCGGCGGGAGATGCCGGAAGCCAGCATGCGTTCCTCGACCTCACCGCGAAAAAGGTCGCGCATCGTCTCGACACTGCGACGCACAGACTGCCCGAAAATCCGCAGCACGCGCGCGAGAGCATCGTCGTTGAGGCCAAAGGCCCGCGCGGCTGCAATGAGCGACATCAGCTCGATATCGTCCTCGCGCAGCGGCTGGTCCCGCTGCAGGGCGGGTAGGCCGACCGCGCTGCGCAGCCGCGTGGCACTGGCCGCGTCGAGATCCAGCGAGGCCAGCAAATCTTCGCTTCCTCTCATCGACAGGGAGACCGGATCGAACATCAGCTGGCCGGCGAAATCCAGCGACAACAGGTCGTCCGCTATCGCCGTGGCGAGGACGTTGGCGTCCAGGCCCGCGTCGCGGAGGGCAAGCGAAAGCCGCACCCGACTGATATCAGCCGTCCCGAAAGATCCATTCGACGGGGTGATGATGCCAAGCTCGACAAGGCTGGCGATGTCACTCACGCCACAGCCCGTCAGTTGCGCGAGTTCGGTCACTGACACAGTCGCCATGGAACCCTTCCCCCAACAAGGTTCGATGGCCGTCACACTAGGGGGAAGGCTCGCGGACGGAAAGGGGACGTTTGCGCTTCGCTATTCGGTGATCTTCGTCGAGGGCGGCGTGGAAATCGCGAGCAGATCAAGCGACCGAACGATGGAGACGAGCCCAAGGACGATGACGACCACCCGGACGATCATCTTCACGCGGCCATCAAACGGCAGGAACTGGATGAGCCAGATGACGAGGCCACAGATCAGGATCGTTACAATGGCGTGGGTCAGAACGGTGATGATCATGGAGTTCCCTCGCAACTAGGCGTTTCCGGTCATAGTCGGGGCAGGGATACGTCTATCCGGAGATACATCGACGATTTGGCTTTTCGCCCTCGCCGGCGGAGACGCGAATCGAGCCTTCCTGAAACGCCGAGAAGGCGATCATCCAGAAGAGCATGAGATCGACGAAAAACCGCGGCGGATCAAGGCTTCGCGCCCTATCGCTGGCCGCAAGGCCTCGCTCACGGGGCCAAACCTGGCATCCCGATGGCGAAGGATCCCGACGCGTCGCGTGACCGCGCTATTCTCTGGCGAGACGGTGGGAGGTCAAAGTCGCCTTGAGTTTCGGCGTACGCGCGCCAGAACCGGCTTGGGGGCCGGGCGTTGCATGACGAAGGCGAACAGCGCGATTGCACTGAGATTGATCACGGCCGCGCCGACCAGATAGATGATGGTATTCATAGCTCGATCCCTTGCCCCACCGTCATAAAACGCCAAGGCAGCGCTTCTGTTCCACATTTCCTGGACAACGTGTCTCAGCCTTTGATCTCCCTTCGCATGAGGCCGCGGATGCGTTGACCTGTTGCCGACAGAGGCCGATGATAGACGGGCATTGATCATTTGGCGAGATGAATGGCGGCATCCGGGATGCCAGGTCGATATGCGGAACGAATAGACGGCATGGGCGCGGCACCTAGCCGTGCGACGCCGGGAGAACGGGGGCCAACGACGATCATGACGACAGCCAGTGCAATCATGGCCACCCTCGGCCTGAAACGACATCCGACCTGCGGCTATGTCCAGGAAACCTATCGTAGCCGCCACAGCCTGCCGGCCCCGTCTCTGCCAGAGGGCTACGAAGGTCCGCGCCCGGTGGGGTCGGCTCTCTACTTCATGGTGACAGCCGACGCGCATATCGTGATGCATCGCATCCGAAGCGACCAGATTTACCACCATTATCTCGGCGACCCGCTCCAGGTTCTCCTGCTCTATCCCGATGGCACGGGAGAGGTGCGCGTCGTCGGGCCAGACCTTGAGGCCGGCATGCGGCCGCAGCTTTTCATTCCTGGCGGCACCTTTCACATGTCGCGCCTCGAACATACGAAGGGTTTCGCTCTTCTGGGCTCATCCGAGTGGATCGGCGTGGAACCGCCTGACGTCGAACTCGGTGATTTCGAGGACCTGAGCCGGCGTTATCCGGCGACGCGCGACGTCATGATGGATTTCATGGCCAGCGCCGGGCCGCCCAGCGGCCCCTTGCGCGAGGCCCTGCGCCATCGCGAGGCGATGCTGGATGAAGCTCTGCAGGAGACCTTCCCGGGCAGTGACACCCCCTCCATCACTTGATCGGTGTTGTCTGCTTGATTTCAGTCATCGCGTGATTCAAGGCCATACAGGCCCTCCATCCGCAGGCGCGCCTGCGGACCGGCTCCCCTACCGACCACAATCATCAAGGCAATTGCAGAATGAGCTTATCGGATCGCATTGAGGACGCAGCGGCCATCCTCGTTGAGGCGCATCGCACCGGCACCGCTATCGAAAGCTTGCCGGCCGGCCTCGTCACTTCGCCCGCGGAGGCCTATGCGGTGCAGGAGCGCGTGGTGCAGTTGCTCGATTCGGACGTCGTCGGCTGGAAGGCGGGCTTCGATGCGAGCGGCCAATCGATATGCGCCCCGATCATGGCGCGTGTCAGCCGCCAAGGAGGTCCAGAACTGCCCGTCGCCGGCAGCACGCCATGCGCCATCGAGGTGGAGATTGCCTATATTCTCGATGCGGATGTCCCCGCGGCTGCGCCGGTTGCCGATTCCGACAGCATAGTCTCGCAAATCGCGCTTGGGATGGAGCTCATCCAGTCCCGCTACCAGGACCGCGGGGCTCAGCCTTTCCTGTCAATGCTCGCGGACGGCCTCGCCAATGGCGGCTACTACCTGGCGGGGTCAAGCCCGCGCGCCGATGCGCCCGACCTTGAGGCGATGCATCTCACCATCATGCAGGACGGTGAAACCATCTGGGACAAGACGGTCGCCCATCCGCAGGTGGATCCGGCCGCACCGCTGCGCGCACTGCTCGCGGCCCCTCCAAGCCATTGCGGCGGGCTCCGCAAGGGCCAGTTCGTCACCACCGGCACCTTGAACGGCGCCCCGGCCGTGCCGGTGCCAAGCAGCATCGCCGCCATAACCGTCATCGGGCCTCTGGCAACAAAACTCGTCAAGGGTTGATCGGCAATCGCCGCCGGCGATTGGTCCCTACTGGGGCTCGTCGCCGGCCGCATAGGCATTTTTCAGCCGGCGGCTTTCCATCCGATGGATGGTCGCGATGATGATCGGCAAGAGAAGCGCGACCAGGATGAAGCGCGCCAGGTGATGGGCGCCGACGAAGATCGGATCGAGCCCGAGAAGAAGCGCCAGCACAGTCATGACTTCGAGGCCACCGGGCGCAAAAGCGATGATGGCAGCGGCAAAGGTCACGTCGGCCAGTTGCCAGGAGATCAGGGCAAAGCCCAGTGCGATGGCGAAGGAGACCACGAAGGATCCGACCGCTGCCGGGAAGGCCGCTCTCAGGGCTTGCCGATTGACCGTGGCGAAGCGCGATCCGACGAAGGCGCCCACCAGCACCAGGGACAGGGTGTAGAGCGACGCCGGCAACCGGCCTTGCACGAGACCGAACCCATGAGCGAGGAGACTGACGACGAGCGCGCCAAGCAGCATCGGCGCGGCCACCTTCAAGCGCTGCAGCACCAGTGAAAGCACGAACGACAGCGCCATGATCACGGCGAACGGCAAAGGCGCCAGGACCTCGCCAGTCTGGGGCACCTCCGTCGCCCCGCCCGACAGCACGATGATCATCGGCAAGATCAGCACAAGCACGAACAGGCGGAAGGATTGCACGACCGCGATCAATCCGACATTCCCGCCGCGATCAGCCGCCACGGCCATCACTGTCGACAGGGCCCCCGGCGCCGAGCCGAGAACCGCGTCGGCCAACGTCCAGCCCGAGGTCCGCTTGAGCCAGAGAGACGTCAGCAGCAGAACGCCGAGAACCGACAAGGTGAGAAGCAGAAGGCTGATCGGATAGCGCGTCAGTGCGCTGAGGGCTTCCGGCGTCGCCGTGGCTCCCATGGTGAAGCCGGCCAGCAGAAAGCCGATCTCAATCAGAGGCCGCGCCATGGGCACGGAGCGGCGGATAAAACACAGGAAAACGACGGCGGTGACCGGACCCGCGACCCAGGCCGCCGGGACGCCGAGGAAAAGAAACAACAGTCCGCCTGCTCCGGCAAAGGCGATCTGCGCAAGTTGGCGCGCGGATGCCAGAAGAATGGAGCCGGTGCGGGTCATACCACCTCGATGACGAAGGCGCTCGGGATCGCGCGAAGGGATAAAGACCTATCGCGCGTTCTCCAACCGGCCGTCAAACGCTCATGGCGCAACCCGCAGGCGCTGGCCATGCATGGACCGCAACCTCTGCCATGCTGCCCGCCAAGGACAAAGTCAGGGCGCCAGACGCATGAGAGCCGCAGCAAGGCGGCGGGTCGCCTCCTCGAGATCGGAGACCTTGCGCGCAAAACAGAGCCGGAAAAATGCTTCACCACCGGCGCCGAAGGTCGTTCCTGGCGCCAGGCCCACGGCCGCCTCGTCGACAATGACCCTTGCAAAGCGCGCGCTGTCGGTGACGCCGTCCACCGAGAAGAACAGATAGAAGGCGCCCTGCGCCGGCGCAAAATGGACGCGATTGGTCGCCGCCAGTCCCTGCGAGACGATCGAGCGGCCAATTCTGGCGCGTTCAAACTGCTCGGCGACGAAAGCCTCGCCCTGGTCGAGCGCTGCGATAGCCGCACGCTGCATGAAGGCGGCCGTGCCGGATGAGGAATACTGGATCAGGTTTTCGATAGTCTGGCCAAGCCGCGGATTCGCCTCCAGCCAGCCGACGCGCCAGCCGGTCATCGCCCAGTTCTTCGACATCGTCTGCACGAAGATGACGCGGTCGTCGTCATCGATCACATCGCGGAAAGACGGCGCCGGCGCGGGCCCGTCATAGACGAAGCGTCCGTAGATCTCGTCGGCGATGATCCACAGGCCATGGCGACGCGCCAGCGCTAGGACCGCCGCGATATCCTCGGCCGTGGCCATCCAGCTCGTCGGATTGGATGGCGAGTTGATGACGATGGCCTTCGTGGCCGGCGTGATGGCGGCGGCGATCCGATCGATGTCGAGAAGCCAGCCGTTGTCGGTGAAGGTCATCGGCACTTCGACCGGGCGTGCGCCGGAGATGCCCACCCCGGCCACGAAATTCGGCCAGGCAGGTGTCGGCACGATCACCTCGTCGCCGGCGCCTGATACCATGCGGAAAGCGACCTGCAACGCGTGCATGCCGCCGCTGGTGACGAAGAAGCGCTCCGGCGAAACCGGACGGCCGTAGAGGCGGCCGATATAGCGCGCAATGGCTTCACGCAGCTCC
Proteins encoded in this region:
- a CDS encoding Aspartate/methionine/tyrosine aminotransferase; translation: MTEMDSLSSSLRREAVEAPISGIVDVFNYGRHREGLIPLWVGEGDLPTPSFISDAAVASLAAGETFYTYQRGLPELREAIARYIGRLYGRPVSPERFFVTSGGMHALQVAFRMVSGAGDEVIVPTPAWPNFVAGVGISGARPVEVPMTFTDNGWLLDIDRIAAAITPATKAIVINSPSNPTSWMATAEDIAAVLALARRHGLWIIADEIYGRFVYDGPAPAPSFRDVIDDDDRVIFVQTMSKNWAMTGWRVGWLEANPRLGQTIENLIQYSSSGTAAFMQRAAIAALDQGEAFVAEQFERARIGRSIVSQGLAATNRVHFAPAQGAFYLFFSVDGVTDSARFARVIVDEAAVGLAPGTTFGAGGEAFFRLCFARKVSDLEEATRRLAAALMRLAP